Proteins encoded in a region of the Streptomyces sp. NBC_01298 genome:
- a CDS encoding DUF4244 domain-containing protein encodes MSINWFRMRAVLTGLAGLRRRAGDAGMSTSEYAMGTIAACAFAAVLYKVVTSELVSTALQSTIGKALDAPF; translated from the coding sequence ATGTCGATCAACTGGTTTCGGATGCGGGCGGTACTGACGGGACTGGCGGGACTGAGGCGGCGTGCGGGCGATGCGGGAATGTCCACGTCCGAATACGCCATGGGCACGATCGCGGCGTGTGCGTTCGCGGCCGTTCTGTACAAGGTGGTGACGAGTGAACTGGTCTCGACGGCACTCCAGTCGACCATCGGGAAGGCACTCGATGCGCCGTTCTGA
- a CDS encoding ATP-binding protein, which yields MATVELRFSAQPEHVRTARLVAAAVARRAGVEEAVLDEVRLAVGEACSRAVGLHRTNGLTAPVRVVLTEEEKVFSIEVSDEVPGPAGGSAAAVSGIDAVLDPDAEGEDEMGLAVISGLVDDVDVISGEAGGTIRMSWPVSGTSELP from the coding sequence ATGGCCACCGTTGAACTGCGCTTCAGCGCCCAGCCCGAACACGTCCGGACGGCCCGCCTGGTCGCGGCCGCCGTGGCGCGGCGGGCCGGTGTGGAGGAAGCCGTCCTCGACGAGGTCCGCCTCGCCGTGGGCGAGGCCTGTTCGCGTGCCGTCGGACTGCATCGCACCAACGGACTCACCGCGCCCGTCCGGGTGGTGCTGACCGAGGAGGAGAAGGTGTTCTCCATCGAGGTCAGCGACGAAGTGCCCGGGCCGGCCGGCGGTTCTGCCGCCGCCGTGTCCGGAATCGACGCCGTCCTGGACCCCGACGCCGAGGGCGAGGACGAGATGGGCCTGGCCGTGATCAGCGGCCTGGTCGACGACGTCGACGTCATCAGCGGGGAAGCCGGCGGGACCATCCGGATGAGCTGGCCCGTCTCGGGGACCTCCGAGCTTCCGTAG
- the bldG gene encoding anti-sigma factor antagonist BldG, whose amino-acid sequence MDLSLSTRTVGDRTVVEVGGEIDVYTAPKLREQLVELVNDGSYHLVVDMERVDFLDSTGLGVLVGGLKRVRAHEGSLRLVCNQERILKIFRITGLTKVFPIHNSVEDAVNATD is encoded by the coding sequence GTGGACCTGTCCCTGTCGACTCGCACTGTCGGCGACCGTACGGTCGTGGAGGTCGGTGGCGAGATTGATGTGTATACCGCGCCCAAGCTGCGCGAGCAGTTGGTCGAGTTGGTGAACGACGGCAGCTACCACCTGGTTGTCGACATGGAGCGAGTGGACTTCCTCGACTCCACCGGGCTTGGTGTGCTCGTGGGAGGCCTCAAGCGCGTCCGCGCGCACGAGGGCTCGCTGCGTCTGGTCTGCAACCAGGAGCGCATCCTGAAGATCTTCCGAATCACCGGTCTGACCAAGGTGTTTCCGATCCACAACTCGGTGGAAGACGCCGTCAACGCCACCGACTGA
- a CDS encoding DUF7059 domain-containing protein, giving the protein MSTTSLPPGLPAHLPSSARAAELRAALLAAGFTADGLLDLLGAPAYAALARSETVPALRATRSHGDGPLASLTRLFLLRQPVPYAHAAAALPVDAALADGWLRLEGDELHATVDVRPYGGPDGEDWFIVSDLGCAVGGAGGIGSREEGVVLGVGGASTTLAGITIRTPVGSALDVGAGSGIQALHAAQHATRVTATDVNPRALEFTRLTLALSGAPEAELLAGSLFEPVGEATYDLIVSNPPFVISPGARLTYRDGGMGGDDLCRTLVQEAGARLNQGGFAQFLGNWQHVDGEDWHDRVRAWVPRGCDAWIVQRDVQDVTQYAELWLRDAGDHRTDPAAYEQRYEDWLDEFEARKTKAVGFGWITLRRSDAAEPSIVVEEWPHSVEQPLGDAVLEHFARQDYLRDHDDAALLAGYFRLTAEVVQEQVGAPGAEDPEHVVLRQNRGMRRATKVDTVGAGFAGVCDGSLSAGRILDAIAHLVEEDPVVLRDRTPEAIRMLVEQGFLEPVAGAQAEPAGE; this is encoded by the coding sequence GTGAGTACCACCAGCCTTCCCCCCGGTCTGCCCGCCCACCTCCCCTCGTCGGCCCGCGCGGCCGAGCTCCGCGCCGCGTTGCTCGCCGCGGGCTTCACCGCCGACGGGCTGCTCGACCTGCTCGGCGCCCCGGCGTACGCCGCGCTGGCCCGCAGCGAGACGGTCCCCGCCCTGCGCGCCACGCGGAGCCACGGTGACGGCCCGCTCGCGAGCCTGACCCGGCTGTTCCTGCTGCGGCAGCCGGTGCCGTACGCGCACGCCGCGGCCGCCCTGCCCGTCGACGCGGCCCTGGCGGACGGCTGGTTGCGGCTCGAGGGCGACGAGCTGCACGCCACCGTGGACGTGCGCCCGTACGGCGGTCCGGACGGCGAGGACTGGTTCATCGTCTCCGACCTCGGCTGCGCCGTCGGCGGGGCCGGCGGCATCGGCAGCCGCGAGGAGGGCGTGGTCCTCGGTGTCGGCGGCGCCTCCACGACGCTGGCCGGGATCACCATCCGCACGCCGGTCGGCTCGGCCCTCGACGTCGGCGCCGGATCCGGGATCCAGGCGCTGCACGCCGCCCAGCACGCGACCCGGGTCACGGCGACCGATGTCAACCCGCGGGCCCTGGAATTCACCCGGTTGACGCTGGCACTGTCGGGTGCCCCCGAGGCGGAACTGCTCGCCGGGTCACTGTTCGAGCCGGTCGGCGAGGCCACGTACGACCTGATCGTGTCGAATCCGCCGTTCGTGATCTCCCCCGGAGCCCGGCTGACGTACCGGGACGGCGGGATGGGCGGCGACGACCTGTGCCGGACCCTCGTCCAGGAGGCCGGGGCCCGGCTCAACCAGGGCGGGTTCGCGCAGTTCCTGGGCAACTGGCAGCACGTGGACGGCGAGGACTGGCACGACCGGGTACGGGCCTGGGTGCCGCGCGGCTGCGACGCCTGGATCGTGCAGCGCGACGTGCAGGACGTGACGCAGTACGCGGAGCTGTGGCTGCGCGACGCGGGCGACCACCGCACCGACCCCGCCGCGTACGAACAGCGGTACGAGGACTGGCTGGACGAGTTCGAAGCCCGCAAGACCAAGGCGGTCGGGTTCGGCTGGATCACGCTGCGCCGCAGCGACGCGGCGGAGCCGTCGATCGTGGTCGAGGAATGGCCGCACTCGGTGGAACAGCCGCTCGGGGACGCCGTCCTGGAGCACTTCGCGCGCCAGGACTACCTGCGCGACCACGATGACGCGGCCCTGCTCGCGGGCTACTTCCGGCTGACCGCGGAGGTCGTGCAGGAGCAGGTCGGAGCGCCCGGTGCGGAGGATCCGGAACACGTCGTGCTCCGGCAGAACCGGGGCATGCGGCGGGCCACCAAGGTCGATACGGTCGGTGCCGGTTTCGCCGGGGTGTGCGACGGATCACTGAGCGCGGGGCGGATCCTGGACGCCATCGCCCACCTGGTGGAGGAGGACCCGGTGGTCCTGCGGGACCGGACGCCCGAGGCGATCCGGATGCTGGTGGAGCAGGGGTTCCTGGAGCCGGTGGCCGGGGCGCAAGCGGAACCCGCGGGGGAGTAG
- a CDS encoding TadE family type IV pilus minor pilin, with product MRRSDRGFVTAETALVIPALVLFAALLVWALMAASAQIRCVDAARAGARAAARSEPADAAVAAAVAAAPPGARVELSRAGDLWRVRVSAPAPGPAALPVRLTALAAALAEDTVGPPS from the coding sequence ATGCGCCGTTCTGACCGGGGATTCGTGACGGCGGAGACGGCCTTGGTGATTCCGGCGCTGGTGCTGTTCGCGGCACTGCTGGTGTGGGCGCTGATGGCGGCCTCCGCACAGATCCGGTGTGTGGACGCCGCTCGGGCCGGCGCCCGGGCGGCTGCCCGGTCGGAGCCGGCGGACGCGGCCGTGGCGGCGGCCGTGGCCGCGGCCCCGCCCGGGGCGCGGGTGGAGCTCTCGCGGGCGGGCGACCTGTGGCGGGTCCGCGTCTCGGCGCCCGCCCCGGGCCCGGCCGCACTGCCGGTGCGGCTCACCGCCCTGGCGGCTGCCCTGGCCGAGGACACCGTGGGGCCGCCGTCGTGA
- a CDS encoding small secreted protein, with protein MNKKLAAAVSGAAVLMLVLSGCGGDDGDKKTDAWAKKVCDNWQPQLEKIEKANADIKRVATESSKPEEVQATDSAAFGTMSESYKAMGTALTDAGVPPVKDGEKTQAAAVMGFESTSAGYTALKTKMDALDAKDQGKFAEGLKDVAGGLEEATKGGKEALDQLKSGGLDKAMNGQKGCQVTTPSPAKS; from the coding sequence GTGAACAAGAAGCTTGCGGCCGCGGTATCGGGCGCTGCGGTGCTGATGCTCGTCCTGTCCGGCTGTGGCGGGGACGACGGCGACAAGAAGACCGACGCCTGGGCCAAGAAGGTCTGCGACAACTGGCAGCCCCAGCTCGAGAAGATCGAGAAGGCGAACGCCGACATCAAGCGGGTGGCGACCGAGAGCAGCAAGCCCGAGGAGGTCCAGGCGACCGACTCCGCGGCCTTCGGGACCATGTCCGAGTCGTACAAGGCGATGGGTACGGCCCTGACGGACGCGGGAGTTCCGCCCGTCAAGGACGGTGAGAAGACCCAGGCCGCCGCGGTCATGGGCTTCGAGTCCACGTCGGCGGGCTACACCGCCCTGAAGACGAAGATGGACGCCCTCGACGCCAAGGACCAGGGCAAGTTCGCCGAGGGCCTCAAGGACGTGGCGGGCGGCCTGGAGGAAGCGACCAAGGGCGGCAAGGAAGCCCTCGACCAGCTCAAGTCGGGCGGGCTGGACAAGGCGATGAACGGTCAGAAGGGCTGCCAGGTGACGACTCCGTCGCCGGCGAAGTCCTAA
- a CDS encoding Rv3654c family TadE-like protein: MTGARADGRDRGSATVWAVVVVTVLVAVFGGVLLLGQAVVSRHRAAAAADLAVLAAAASWAHGPEAACATAVRVAVAQGAQVTECVVTGEIAEITARAPTGPFRPGLRSRAGPPLPVEPR; this comes from the coding sequence GTGACCGGGGCCCGTGCGGACGGTCGGGACCGGGGGTCGGCCACGGTGTGGGCGGTCGTGGTGGTGACCGTGCTGGTGGCGGTGTTCGGCGGGGTGCTCCTGCTCGGGCAGGCGGTGGTCTCGCGGCACCGTGCCGCGGCTGCCGCCGACCTGGCCGTCCTCGCCGCGGCGGCGAGCTGGGCCCACGGCCCGGAGGCCGCCTGCGCCACGGCGGTGCGGGTGGCGGTGGCGCAGGGCGCGCAGGTCACCGAGTGCGTGGTGACGGGAGAGATCGCGGAGATCACCGCCCGTGCCCCGACGGGCCCCTTCCGTCCCGGGCTGCGCTCGCGGGCGGGCCCGCCACTGCCCGTGGAGCCCCGATGA
- a CDS encoding DEAD/DEAH box helicase, which translates to MAFNHLPAGAHDAFGPLSRTPVTHSVPMANTHRPGPPTAPEDVRPTPGTVLDRLSRGPSRAARITHTEHLPPREGRHAVWPDRIRTDVVAAIAAAGIDHPWEHQAAAAEHALDGESVVVATGIASGKSLAYLAPVLSALAEGAEAANGRGATALYLAPTKALAADQRRAVRELAGPLGNAVRPAVYDGDTPFEEREWVRQYANYVLTNPDMLHRGILPAHPRWSSFLRALRYVVIDECHTYRGVFGSHVAQVLRRLRRLCARYGSDPVFLLASATASDPATAASRLTGLPVVEVSDDASPRGEVVFALWEPPLTDLKGERGAPVRRTATAETADLLTDLVVQGVRTVAFVRSRRGAELIAVIAQEKLAAVDRSLPRRVAAYRGGYLPEERRALERALHSGDLLGLAATTALELGVDVSGLDAVLITGYPGTRASLWQQAGRAGRSGQGALAVLIARDDPLDTYLVHHPEALFRQPVEATVLDPDNPYVLAPHLCAAAAELPLTEPDLDLFGPAARDLLPQLEAAKLLRRRATAWHWTRRERASDLTDIRGGGGRPVQIVEAATGRLLGTVDEEASHTAVHDGAVHLHQGRTYLVKHLDLEDSVALVEEANPPFSTTARDTTAISVLETETEIPWGRGRLCFGSVEVTNQVVSYLRRKLITGEVLGEAKLDLPPRTLRTRAVWWTVTEDQLDEARINPEILGGALHAAEHASIGLLPLFATCDRWDIGGVSVPLHPDTLLPTVFVYDGHPGGAGFAERAFHTARAWLTATRDAIAACECEAGCPSCIQSPKCGNGNDPLHKRGAVRLLTHLLSESPPADPPATP; encoded by the coding sequence ATGGCATTCAATCACTTACCGGCAGGCGCGCACGACGCCTTCGGACCATTGTCCCGCACGCCGGTGACACACTCGGTTCCAATGGCCAACACTCACCGTCCCGGGCCGCCCACGGCACCCGAGGACGTCAGACCCACCCCCGGCACGGTCCTGGACCGGCTGTCACGGGGGCCTTCCCGGGCTGCGCGCATCACCCATACGGAGCACTTGCCCCCTCGGGAGGGTCGTCATGCGGTCTGGCCCGATCGCATCCGAACTGATGTCGTAGCCGCGATTGCGGCCGCCGGGATCGACCATCCGTGGGAACACCAGGCCGCGGCGGCCGAGCACGCCCTCGACGGGGAGTCCGTGGTCGTCGCCACGGGCATCGCCTCGGGCAAGTCGCTGGCCTACCTCGCGCCCGTGCTCTCCGCCCTCGCCGAAGGGGCCGAGGCGGCCAACGGCCGGGGCGCGACCGCCCTGTACCTGGCCCCGACCAAGGCCCTGGCCGCCGACCAGCGCCGCGCCGTACGGGAACTGGCCGGCCCCCTCGGCAACGCCGTCCGGCCCGCGGTCTACGACGGGGACACCCCCTTCGAGGAGCGCGAGTGGGTGCGCCAGTACGCCAACTACGTCCTCACCAATCCCGACATGCTGCACCGCGGGATCCTCCCGGCCCACCCGCGCTGGTCCTCCTTCCTGCGGGCCCTGCGCTACGTGGTCATCGACGAGTGCCACACCTACCGGGGCGTATTCGGCTCCCACGTCGCCCAGGTCCTGCGGCGGCTGCGCCGGCTGTGTGCCCGCTACGGCTCCGATCCCGTGTTCCTGCTGGCCTCCGCCACCGCGAGCGACCCGGCGACCGCCGCGTCCCGCCTGACCGGCCTGCCGGTGGTGGAGGTCTCCGACGACGCCTCCCCGCGCGGCGAGGTCGTCTTCGCCCTGTGGGAGCCGCCCCTGACCGACCTCAAGGGCGAGCGGGGCGCGCCCGTACGCCGCACGGCCACCGCCGAGACCGCCGATCTCCTCACCGACCTGGTCGTGCAGGGCGTCCGCACGGTCGCCTTCGTCCGCTCCCGGCGCGGCGCGGAGCTGATCGCGGTGATCGCCCAGGAGAAGCTCGCCGCCGTGGACCGCTCGCTGCCCCGGCGGGTCGCGGCCTACCGCGGCGGCTACCTGCCCGAGGAGCGCCGGGCCCTGGAGCGGGCCCTGCACTCCGGCGACCTGCTCGGCCTGGCCGCGACGACCGCCCTGGAGCTGGGCGTGGACGTCTCCGGCCTGGACGCCGTCCTGATCACCGGCTACCCGGGCACCCGCGCCTCCCTATGGCAGCAGGCCGGCCGTGCCGGGCGCTCGGGCCAGGGCGCACTGGCCGTCCTGATCGCCCGGGACGACCCGCTGGACACCTACCTGGTCCACCACCCCGAGGCCCTCTTCCGGCAGCCGGTGGAGGCCACGGTCCTGGACCCCGACAACCCGTACGTCCTGGCTCCGCACCTGTGCGCGGCGGCGGCGGAGCTGCCGCTGACGGAGCCCGACCTCGACCTCTTCGGCCCGGCCGCGCGCGACCTCCTCCCCCAGCTCGAAGCGGCGAAGCTGCTGCGCCGCCGGGCCACGGCCTGGCACTGGACCCGCCGGGAACGGGCCTCGGACCTCACCGACATCCGGGGCGGCGGCGGACGCCCGGTCCAGATCGTCGAGGCCGCCACGGGCCGACTGCTGGGCACGGTCGACGAGGAGGCCTCCCACACCGCCGTCCACGACGGGGCGGTCCACCTCCACCAGGGCCGCACGTACCTCGTGAAGCACCTGGACCTGGAGGATTCCGTGGCGCTGGTCGAGGAGGCGAACCCGCCGTTCTCCACGACGGCCCGCGACACGACCGCCATCTCCGTCCTGGAGACCGAGACGGAGATCCCCTGGGGCCGCGGCAGGCTCTGCTTCGGCTCGGTGGAGGTCACCAACCAGGTGGTCTCCTACCTGCGCCGCAAACTGATCACCGGCGAGGTGCTCGGCGAAGCCAAACTGGACCTGCCGCCCCGCACCCTGCGCACCCGGGCCGTCTGGTGGACGGTCACGGAGGACCAGCTCGACGAGGCCAGGATCAACCCGGAGATCCTCGGTGGCGCCCTGCACGCCGCCGAGCACGCCTCCATCGGCCTGCTCCCGCTCTTCGCCACCTGCGACCGCTGGGACATCGGCGGGGTCTCCGTCCCGCTGCATCCCGACACCCTCCTCCCGACGGTCTTCGTCTACGACGGCCACCCGGGCGGCGCCGGCTTCGCCGAGCGTGCCTTCCACACGGCCCGCGCCTGGCTGACGGCGACCCGTGACGCCATCGCCGCCTGCGAGTGCGAGGCCGGCTGCCCCTCGTGCATCCAGTCCCCCAAGTGCGGCAACGGCAACGACCCCCTGCACAAGCGCGGCGCCGTCCGGCTCCTCACCCACCTCCTCTCGGAATCCCCGCCCGCGGACCCACCGGCGACCCCCTGA
- a CDS encoding sodium-translocating pyrophosphatase, with protein sequence MTGLFTPIAPGRTTDLASAVLTDDNRLIVIVIAAVAIAALVVAQILVRQVLAADEGTDSMKEIAAAVQEGANAYLGRQLRTLGVFAVVVFFLLFLLPADDWTQRSGRSAFFLVGAVFSAATGYIGMRLAVRANVRVAAAAREATPAEGEPAKDLTEVSHKAMRIAFRTGGVVGMFTVGLGLLGASCVVLVYAADAPKVLEGFGLGAALIAMFMRVGGGIFTKAADVGADLVGKVEQGIPEDDPRNAATIADNVGDNVGDCAGMAADLFESYAVTLVAALILGKAAFGDLGLAFPLIVPAIGVVTAMIGIFAVSPRRTDRSGMTAINRGFFISAAISMVLVAIAVYAYLPGTYKELVGVDDAAISGHSGDPRILALVAVAIGIVLAALIQQLTGYFTETNRRPVRDIGKSSLTGAATVVLAGISVGLESAVYTALLIGLGVYGAFLLGGTSIMLALFAVALAGTGLLTTVGVIVAMDTFGPVSDNAQGIAEMSGDVEGAGAQVLTDLDAVGNTTKAITKGIAIATAVLAAAALFGSYNDAIANAVKEVGVKAGSEMNLSLDIAQPNNLVGLILGAAVVFLFSGLAINAVSRSAGAVVYEVRRQFREHPGIMDYTEKPEYGRVVDICTKDALRELATPGLLAVLTPIAVGFTLGVGALGSFLAGAIGTGTLMAVFLANSGGAWDNAKKLVEDGHHGGKGSAAHEAVVIGDTVGDPFKDTAGPAINPLLKVMNLVALLIAPAIVQFSYGADASPTVRAIVAVLAIGVIVGAVYVSKRRGIAVGDDGEGEGAPAERVGQQADPAAAVSS encoded by the coding sequence ATGACGGGGCTCTTTACCCCTATCGCGCCGGGTCGCACCACAGACCTGGCATCCGCAGTACTCACGGATGACAATCGGCTCATCGTGATCGTCATTGCGGCCGTGGCCATCGCCGCGCTCGTCGTCGCGCAGATCCTGGTCCGCCAGGTCCTTGCCGCCGACGAGGGAACCGACTCCATGAAGGAGATCGCCGCCGCCGTCCAGGAGGGCGCCAACGCCTACCTTGGCCGGCAGCTCCGCACGCTCGGCGTCTTCGCCGTCGTCGTGTTCTTCCTGCTCTTCCTGCTCCCCGCCGACGACTGGACGCAGCGGTCCGGACGTTCCGCCTTCTTCCTCGTCGGCGCCGTCTTCTCGGCCGCCACCGGCTACATCGGCATGCGCCTCGCGGTCCGTGCCAACGTCCGCGTCGCCGCCGCCGCCCGCGAGGCCACCCCCGCCGAGGGCGAGCCGGCCAAGGACCTCACCGAGGTCTCCCACAAGGCCATGCGGATCGCGTTCCGCACCGGCGGCGTGGTGGGCATGTTCACCGTCGGCCTCGGCCTGCTCGGCGCGTCCTGCGTCGTGCTCGTCTACGCCGCCGACGCGCCCAAGGTCCTGGAGGGCTTCGGCCTCGGTGCCGCGCTCATCGCGATGTTCATGCGTGTCGGAGGCGGCATCTTCACCAAGGCCGCCGACGTCGGCGCCGACCTGGTCGGCAAGGTCGAGCAGGGCATTCCGGAGGACGACCCGCGCAATGCCGCGACCATCGCCGACAATGTGGGCGACAACGTCGGAGACTGCGCGGGAATGGCCGCCGACCTCTTCGAGTCGTACGCCGTCACCCTCGTGGCGGCCCTCATCCTCGGCAAGGCCGCCTTCGGCGACCTGGGCCTGGCCTTCCCGCTGATCGTCCCCGCCATCGGGGTCGTCACCGCCATGATCGGCATCTTCGCGGTCTCCCCGCGCCGGACCGACCGCAGCGGAATGACCGCCATCAACCGCGGCTTCTTCATCTCCGCCGCCATCTCGATGGTCCTCGTCGCGATCGCCGTCTACGCGTACCTGCCGGGCACCTACAAGGAGCTCGTCGGCGTCGACGACGCCGCGATCTCCGGTCACTCCGGCGACCCGCGGATCCTGGCGCTCGTCGCCGTCGCCATCGGCATCGTGCTCGCGGCCCTGATCCAGCAGCTCACCGGCTACTTCACCGAGACCAACCGCCGTCCCGTCCGGGACATCGGCAAGTCCTCCCTGACGGGCGCCGCGACGGTCGTGCTCGCCGGCATCTCCGTCGGCCTGGAGTCCGCCGTGTACACGGCGCTGCTCATCGGGCTCGGCGTGTACGGGGCGTTCCTGCTCGGCGGCACCTCGATCATGCTGGCGCTCTTCGCCGTGGCGCTGGCCGGCACCGGTCTGCTCACCACGGTCGGCGTCATCGTTGCCATGGACACCTTCGGTCCGGTCTCCGACAACGCCCAGGGCATCGCGGAGATGTCCGGGGACGTCGAGGGCGCCGGCGCGCAGGTGCTGACCGACCTGGACGCGGTGGGCAACACCACCAAGGCCATCACCAAGGGCATCGCCATCGCCACGGCCGTACTCGCCGCGGCCGCGCTCTTCGGCTCGTACAACGACGCCATCGCGAACGCGGTCAAGGAAGTCGGCGTCAAGGCCGGCAGCGAGATGAACCTCAGCCTCGACATCGCGCAGCCCAACAACCTGGTCGGGCTGATCCTGGGCGCGGCCGTCGTGTTCCTGTTCTCCGGCCTCGCCATCAACGCCGTGTCCCGCTCGGCGGGCGCGGTGGTCTACGAGGTGCGCCGGCAGTTCCGGGAGCACCCCGGGATCATGGACTACACCGAGAAGCCCGAGTACGGGCGCGTCGTGGACATCTGCACGAAGGACGCGCTGCGCGAACTCGCCACGCCCGGGCTGCTCGCCGTCCTCACCCCGATCGCGGTCGGGTTCACGCTCGGCGTCGGAGCGCTCGGTTCCTTCCTCGCCGGCGCGATCGGCACCGGCACCCTGATGGCGGTCTTCCTCGCCAACTCCGGTGGCGCGTGGGACAACGCGAAGAAGCTCGTCGAGGACGGGCACCACGGCGGCAAGGGCAGCGCGGCGCACGAGGCGGTCGTCATCGGCGACACCGTCGGCGACCCGTTCAAGGACACCGCCGGTCCCGCCATCAACCCGCTGCTCAAGGTCATGAACCTGGTGGCACTGCTGATCGCCCCCGCGATCGTGCAGTTCAGCTACGGCGCGGACGCCAGCCCGACCGTACGGGCGATCGTCGCGGTCCTCGCGATCGGCGTCATCGTCGGCGCGGTGTACGTCTCCAAGCGCCGCGGCATCGCGGTGGGCGACGACGGGGAGGGCGAGGGCGCGCCCGCCGAGCGGGTGGGCCAGCAGGCCGACCCGGCGGCGGCGGTCTCCTCCTGA